One Methylobacterium sp. AMS5 genomic region harbors:
- a CDS encoding L,D-transpeptidase, producing the protein MFRTVKYRARLAGALTAALCAAGAAQAREVVPFADGIGAGTIVVRTTERRLYLVNGDGTAIRYPVAVGKPGKQWSGATQIDGKYYQPDWSPPAEVKRDNPRLPNLIRGGSPSNPMGVAAMTLRGGEYAIHGTNRPNSIGTFASYGCIRMYNQDIADLFGRVTVGTEVYVMR; encoded by the coding sequence ATGTTCAGGACAGTCAAGTACAGAGCGCGTCTCGCGGGCGCGCTCACGGCGGCTTTATGCGCGGCCGGTGCCGCGCAGGCCCGGGAAGTCGTCCCCTTCGCCGACGGCATCGGTGCGGGCACGATCGTGGTGCGCACCACCGAGCGCCGGCTCTACCTCGTCAACGGCGACGGCACGGCGATCCGCTACCCCGTCGCGGTCGGCAAGCCGGGCAAGCAGTGGAGCGGCGCCACGCAGATCGACGGCAAATATTACCAGCCCGACTGGTCGCCCCCGGCGGAGGTGAAGCGCGACAACCCGCGCCTCCCCAACCTCATCCGCGGCGGCTCGCCGAGCAATCCGATGGGCGTGGCGGCCATGACCCTGCGCGGCGGCGAATACGCCATCCACGGCACCAACCGGCCGAATTCGATCGGTACCTTCGCGTCCTACGGCTGCATCCGCATGTACAACCAGGACATCGCCGACCTGTTCGGGCGCGTCACCGTCGGCACCGAGGTGTATGTGATGCGCTGA